In Nocardia sputorum, a single genomic region encodes these proteins:
- a CDS encoding (2Fe-2S)-binding protein, translated as MYVCICNAVSEGDVHTCVAAGADSIRQVKNACGWKPGCGSCTARLAEVIGRARATTGAQPTAA; from the coding sequence ATGTACGTCTGTATTTGTAACGCGGTGTCCGAAGGCGATGTGCACACCTGCGTTGCGGCGGGCGCCGACAGCATCCGCCAGGTGAAGAACGCCTGTGGCTGGAAACCCGGCTGCGGCAGTTGCACGGCGCGATTGGCCGAGGTGATAGGCCGCGCCCGGGCGACGACCGGAGCGCAACCCACGGCCGCCTGA
- a CDS encoding GMC oxidoreductase: MSAITRRSLLTGAAAAGGLLAASRYANTTGPIAARVNSVPLTREEHRVVVIGSGFGGGVTALRLAEAGVRVLVLERGLRWPTGPNSETFPRASALDKRVLWYKSSPVLFGKPLVFEPFTGLVEAVPGTNMTALCAAGVGGGSLVYQGMSLQPAQAVFDTHFPEALDWATMDRVHYPRVAHMLGLAVAPDELIASPSYAASRVFADHVRRAGLPLSKIPMPIDWNYALAELRGEMKPSYTNGDGAMGVNNGGKHSVDVTYIAAAEATGLVTVEPLHQVTDVERAADGRWIVHVERLDTSGAVLENKIITTGALVMAAGSLNTTRLLMRASGRGLIPDMPDGLGQGWGTNADRIYLWTDPTASFGAEQGGPVVYGSENWDDPHTAHTVIQASIPPMGADANSTMMVGYGVSDGRGHFVYDAARDDAVLQWPQDGDSYIQDNHIGPAAHRIAGPASILTDTNLLFPSTWHPLGGASMGAVCDLDGRVHGQRGLYVLDGALMPGNTAACNPSMTIAAVAERALDNLVAQDVGTII; this comes from the coding sequence ATGTCAGCAATTACGCGCCGGTCACTGTTGACCGGGGCTGCCGCGGCGGGTGGCCTGCTGGCCGCTTCGCGCTACGCGAACACGACCGGTCCGATCGCCGCGCGGGTGAACAGCGTTCCGCTCACCCGCGAGGAGCATCGGGTGGTCGTCATCGGATCGGGGTTCGGCGGCGGCGTCACCGCCCTGCGCCTTGCCGAGGCCGGAGTCCGGGTACTCGTGCTCGAACGGGGCCTGCGCTGGCCGACCGGTCCGAATTCCGAGACCTTCCCGCGCGCCTCGGCGTTGGACAAGCGGGTGCTCTGGTACAAGTCCAGCCCGGTGCTGTTCGGTAAGCCATTGGTTTTCGAGCCGTTCACCGGTTTGGTGGAGGCGGTGCCCGGGACCAACATGACCGCGCTGTGCGCGGCGGGCGTGGGCGGTGGATCGCTGGTCTATCAAGGAATGTCCCTGCAACCGGCGCAAGCGGTGTTCGACACCCACTTCCCCGAGGCCCTCGACTGGGCGACCATGGATCGCGTGCACTACCCGCGGGTCGCGCACATGCTCGGCTTGGCCGTGGCCCCGGACGAGCTGATCGCCAGTCCCAGCTACGCCGCCTCGCGGGTCTTCGCCGACCACGTGCGGCGCGCCGGACTTCCGCTGTCGAAGATCCCGATGCCCATCGACTGGAACTACGCGCTGGCCGAACTGCGGGGGGAGATGAAGCCCTCCTACACCAACGGTGACGGCGCCATGGGGGTGAACAACGGCGGCAAGCACTCGGTGGACGTCACCTATATCGCCGCGGCCGAGGCGACCGGTCTGGTGACGGTCGAGCCGCTGCACCAGGTCACCGACGTGGAGCGTGCCGCCGACGGCCGGTGGATCGTCCACGTCGAGCGCTTGGACACCAGCGGCGCCGTGCTGGAGAACAAGATCATCACCACCGGCGCCCTCGTGATGGCGGCCGGAAGCCTCAACACGACGAGGCTGCTGATGCGCGCCTCGGGCAGAGGGCTCATCCCCGACATGCCCGACGGTCTCGGTCAGGGCTGGGGCACCAACGCCGACCGCATCTATCTGTGGACCGATCCCACGGCGAGTTTCGGCGCGGAGCAAGGCGGGCCGGTCGTCTACGGAAGCGAGAACTGGGACGATCCGCACACCGCCCACACCGTGATCCAGGCGTCCATCCCACCGATGGGCGCCGACGCCAACAGCACCATGATGGTCGGCTACGGCGTCAGCGACGGTCGTGGCCACTTCGTCTACGACGCGGCCCGCGACGACGCCGTTCTGCAGTGGCCGCAGGACGGTGACAGCTACATCCAGGACAACCACATCGGTCCCGCCGCGCACCGGATCGCCGGTCCGGCAAGCATTCTCACCGACACCAACCTGCTGTTCCCGTCGACCTGGCACCCTCTCGGCGGTGCGAGCATGGGGGCCGTCTGCGACCTGGACGGCCGGGTGCACGGTCAGCGGGGTCTGTACGTGCTCGACGGCGCGCTCATGCCCGGCAACACCGCAGCCTGCAACCCGTCGATGACGATTGCCGCGGTGGCCGAGCGAGCCTTGGACAACTTGGTCGCGCAGGACGTCGGCACGATCATCTGA
- a CDS encoding patatin-like phospholipase family protein has protein sequence MSDSVVPKEFSVALVLGGGGPVGIAWLAGLATGLRESGVDLALADRFVGTSAGAVVGAVLADGGDPARLLRPPSASAPVRADPARMGEILAVLRTPGQDPAEGRRRAGALALAARVGDPDEHIARIGGLAGVTQWPERDLVVTAIDITTGDLRAWTRDGAASLPAALASSTAVPGVFPPIPIDGSLYVDGGLRSPVNADLAAGADVVVIAEPLAHMFPRIPSDRELGSATEISIVPDNDAIAAFGLDVFAPAALAPAHAAGVRQAAEAARRLKDVWPDR, from the coding sequence ATGTCGGACTCGGTGGTTCCCAAAGAGTTTTCGGTCGCGCTCGTGCTGGGCGGGGGCGGTCCGGTCGGCATCGCGTGGTTGGCGGGGTTGGCCACCGGGTTGCGGGAAAGCGGTGTCGACTTGGCGCTGGCGGACCGCTTCGTGGGGACCTCCGCCGGAGCGGTGGTCGGCGCGGTGCTGGCCGATGGTGGCGATCCGGCGCGGTTGTTGCGGCCGCCCTCGGCATCGGCGCCGGTGCGCGCGGATCCGGCGCGGATGGGGGAGATCCTCGCCGTGCTGCGGACGCCCGGGCAGGATCCCGCTGAGGGGCGTCGCCGGGCGGGTGCGCTGGCGCTGGCCGCCCGGGTCGGCGATCCGGACGAGCACATCGCGCGCATCGGCGGGCTGGCCGGTGTGACGCAGTGGCCCGAGCGCGACCTCGTCGTCACCGCGATCGACATCACCACCGGTGACCTGCGGGCGTGGACCAGGGACGGCGCGGCGTCGTTGCCCGCGGCGCTGGCGTCGAGCACCGCGGTGCCGGGCGTCTTCCCGCCGATTCCGATCGACGGGAGTCTCTACGTCGACGGCGGGCTGCGCTCGCCGGTCAACGCCGACCTCGCCGCGGGCGCCGATGTCGTGGTGATCGCGGAACCCTTGGCGCACATGTTCCCGCGTATCCCCAGTGATCGCGAATTGGGTTCGGCCACCGAGATTTCCATCGTCCCCGACAACGACGCCATCGCCGCGTTCGGACTCGACGTGTTCGCCCCGGCCGCGCTGGCCCCCGCACACGCGGCCGGCGTGCGTCAGGCCGCCGAGGCGGCGCGGCGGCTGAAGGACGTCTGGCCGGACCGCTGA
- the bfr gene encoding bacterioferritin yields MDGDKDIVALLNEQLTAELTAINQYFLHAKMQENWGFTKLARHTRHESIDEMKHAELLTDRILFLEGLPNYQKLNPLRIGQSVPEQLRADLQIELEAVERLRRGIELMRSRGDVTSARIFEHILEDEEQHVDYLETELDLVEKLGEPLYLQRFTETPDD; encoded by the coding sequence ATGGACGGCGACAAGGACATCGTGGCGTTGCTCAACGAGCAACTGACGGCCGAACTCACGGCGATCAACCAGTACTTCCTGCACGCCAAGATGCAGGAGAACTGGGGTTTCACCAAGCTGGCGCGACACACTCGGCACGAGTCCATCGATGAGATGAAACATGCCGAGCTCCTCACCGACCGGATTCTGTTCCTGGAGGGGCTGCCGAACTATCAGAAGCTCAATCCGCTGCGCATCGGGCAGAGCGTGCCGGAGCAACTGCGGGCCGATCTGCAGATCGAGCTGGAAGCGGTGGAACGACTCCGGCGAGGCATCGAATTGATGCGGTCGCGCGGGGACGTGACTTCGGCGCGCATCTTCGAGCACATCCTCGAAGACGAGGAACAGCACGTCGATTACCTGGAGACCGAACTCGATCTGGTGGAGAAGCTCGGCGAGCCGCTGTACCTCCAGCGCTTCACCGAGACCCCGGACGACTGA
- a CDS encoding response regulator — MTSGQPIDILLVEDDPGDELMTREAFEDNKIGNTLHVARDGEEALEFLYRQGRYADAPRPDLILLDLNLPKYDGRQVLEKIKADPDLSHIPVVVLTTSAAEEDILRSYRLHANAYVTKPVDLDQFVAAIKQIDDFFVQVVRLPRQSL, encoded by the coding sequence ATGACCTCCGGCCAGCCCATCGACATCCTGCTCGTGGAAGACGACCCCGGCGACGAGCTGATGACGCGAGAGGCCTTCGAGGACAACAAGATCGGCAACACCCTGCATGTCGCCAGGGACGGCGAGGAGGCGCTCGAGTTCCTCTACCGTCAAGGCAGGTACGCGGACGCGCCCCGGCCGGACCTGATTCTGCTCGACCTCAATCTGCCCAAGTACGACGGCAGGCAAGTGCTGGAGAAGATCAAAGCCGATCCCGACCTGTCGCACATCCCGGTGGTCGTGCTGACCACCTCCGCGGCCGAAGAGGACATTTTGCGCAGCTACCGCCTGCACGCCAACGCGTACGTCACCAAACCCGTCGACCTCGACCAGTTCGTCGCCGCCATCAAACAGATCGACGACTTCTTCGTCCAGGTCGTCCGGCTGCCGCGCCAGAGTCTGTGA
- a CDS encoding cold-shock protein produces the protein MTSRPHHCAAADFWRRGTVVWFNIEKGFGFLQPADDPTQVFVEYTSIEMTGYKSLYAGQPVLFTATMRKRGPEATAVRPLLPDARPRPR, from the coding sequence ATGACAAGCCGACCCCACCACTGTGCCGCGGCGGATTTCTGGCGCCGCGGCACAGTGGTCTGGTTCAACATCGAGAAGGGCTTCGGCTTTCTCCAGCCCGCGGACGATCCCACGCAGGTGTTCGTCGAGTACACCAGCATCGAGATGACCGGCTACAAATCGTTGTACGCGGGCCAGCCCGTCCTGTTCACGGCCACCATGCGCAAGCGCGGCCCCGAAGCCACGGCGGTGCGTCCACTGCTTCCCGACGCTAGACCACGACCTCGGTGA
- a CDS encoding M23 family metallopeptidase, with protein sequence MPVTFPLPIRRSVTRLRRDSAAARVLAAAAVVTASVGILAAAQQDQDTDASARLVAGKIASGEIRPAEGTTQFAVFAPDQNQAPQAAPLPAPWDPNRIAQDFTPPKTVRPVAGVLTSNFGTRWGTLHAGLDFGDPLGAPIAAVTDGVVIEAGPASGFGLWVRVQQDDGTVGVYGHVNDILVAVGQPVRAGDVIATVGNRGYSTGPHLHYEVHLPDGAPIDPRPWLAGRGIDVGFAAED encoded by the coding sequence ATGCCCGTGACCTTTCCGTTACCGATTCGCCGGAGCGTGACCCGGCTGCGCCGCGACAGCGCCGCCGCCCGTGTCCTCGCCGCCGCCGCGGTCGTCACCGCCTCCGTCGGCATCCTCGCCGCGGCGCAGCAGGACCAGGACACCGACGCCTCCGCCCGCCTCGTCGCGGGCAAGATCGCCTCGGGCGAGATCCGCCCGGCCGAGGGCACGACGCAGTTCGCCGTCTTCGCCCCGGACCAGAACCAGGCGCCGCAAGCCGCCCCGCTGCCCGCACCGTGGGACCCGAACCGGATCGCCCAGGACTTCACCCCACCGAAGACCGTCCGTCCCGTGGCCGGCGTGCTCACCTCGAATTTCGGGACTCGCTGGGGCACGCTGCACGCGGGCCTGGATTTCGGTGACCCGCTCGGGGCGCCGATCGCCGCGGTCACCGACGGCGTCGTGATCGAGGCCGGACCCGCCTCCGGCTTCGGCCTGTGGGTGCGGGTGCAACAGGACGACGGCACCGTCGGCGTCTACGGCCACGTCAACGACATCCTCGTCGCCGTGGGCCAGCCGGTCCGCGCGGGCGACGTCATCGCGACGGTCGGCAACCGTGGCTATTCCACCGGCCCGCATCTGCACTACGAGGTCCACCTGCCCGACGGCGCACCGATCGACCCGCGTCCCTGGCTGGCCGGGCGCGGCATCGACGTCGGGTTCGCCGCGGAGGACTGA
- a CDS encoding DUF4383 domain-containing protein, with product MSNSTSGATTDRRSPLQVAAMAVGATFLLVGILGFIPGITTDYGELEWAGHHSQAQLLGLFRVSVLHNVVHLAFGIAGVLAARTAASARAFLIGGGVVYLVLWLYGLVVNPDSDANFVPLDTADNWLHFVLGAGMIALGVVLARRPMTQAPGAGRQTGILE from the coding sequence ATGTCCAATTCCACATCCGGCGCGACAACGGATCGGCGGTCTCCGCTCCAGGTCGCCGCCATGGCGGTCGGAGCGACGTTCCTGCTGGTCGGCATCCTGGGGTTCATTCCGGGAATCACGACCGACTACGGCGAACTCGAGTGGGCGGGGCATCACTCCCAGGCCCAGTTGCTCGGTCTGTTCCGCGTGTCGGTGCTGCACAACGTGGTCCACTTGGCTTTCGGCATCGCCGGAGTGCTGGCCGCGCGCACCGCTGCGTCGGCGCGCGCGTTCCTCATCGGCGGCGGCGTGGTGTATCTCGTGCTGTGGCTGTACGGACTGGTCGTGAACCCTGACAGCGACGCGAACTTCGTGCCGCTCGATACGGCCGACAACTGGCTGCACTTCGTGCTCGGCGCGGGCATGATCGCCCTCGGCGTGGTCTTGGCGCGGCGGCCCATGACTCAGGCGCCTGGAGCGGGTAGGCAGACCGGAATCCTGGAGTAG
- a CDS encoding MerR family transcriptional regulator, producing MAQERGNSGHLPDPGQAVYGISVAAGLAGIGVQTLRLYERHGLLTPARSDGGTRRYSGNDLARLRRITDLVATGVNLAGIRRILDLEDANADLHADNDRLNAANDRLQADNVRLRDARDNSADEAQTP from the coding sequence ATGGCGCAGGAGAGGGGCAACTCGGGGCATCTGCCGGATCCCGGTCAAGCGGTGTACGGGATCTCGGTCGCTGCCGGGCTGGCCGGCATCGGGGTGCAGACGCTCAGACTCTACGAGCGTCACGGGTTGCTGACTCCCGCGCGTAGCGACGGCGGTACCCGTCGCTACAGCGGCAACGATCTCGCCCGTCTGCGGCGGATCACCGACTTGGTCGCCACGGGCGTGAACTTGGCGGGCATCCGGCGCATTCTCGACCTGGAGGATGCGAATGCCGACTTGCATGCCGACAACGACCGGCTGAACGCGGCCAACGACCGGCTGCAGGCCGACAATGTCCGCCTGCGGGACGCGCGGGACAACTCGGCCGATGAGGCCCAGACGCCGTGA
- a CDS encoding ATP-binding protein gives MSAGERVPLSDAMTPLELDFPAEAVQLASVRHTLQEWLAECGMAAAPAYDVLLAVGEACTNAVEHGHHGDGGTVRLRASIDGDELRVTISDSGRWKQPDPQPDSLRGRGMPLIRALIPEVTVTTGDSGTVVDLRTRFSG, from the coding sequence GTGAGCGCGGGCGAGCGAGTCCCGCTATCCGACGCCATGACGCCGCTGGAGCTGGACTTCCCCGCCGAGGCGGTGCAATTGGCCAGTGTTCGCCACACCCTGCAGGAATGGCTCGCCGAGTGCGGCATGGCGGCGGCCCCGGCCTATGACGTGCTGCTGGCCGTCGGTGAAGCCTGCACCAACGCCGTCGAGCACGGCCATCACGGCGACGGCGGCACGGTCCGCTTGCGCGCATCGATCGACGGCGACGAACTCCGGGTGACCATTTCCGACAGCGGTCGATGGAAACAACCGGATCCGCAGCCCGATTCGCTGCGCGGGCGCGGCATGCCACTGATCCGCGCGTTGATTCCAGAGGTCACGGTGACCACCGGCGATTCCGGCACGGTGGTCGATCTGCGCACGCGCTTCTCGGGGTAG
- a CDS encoding glycosyltransferase family 9 protein, with product MAVLLVLQARGLGDLLTAVPALRALRRAKPHDRIVLAAPQRLKPIVDLIASVDALVPTADPSSLRWDAPPPELAVNLHGASAESIVMLAKTDPGRILSFRNAAFPELPGPEWETDMHVVDRWCHLLEYDGIGADRRNLGLVPPVSTTSRRDCVVVHVGAGAPARRWPPDRFAAVVRHLLVLGREVVLTGDENERQLALGIAARAGLPAGRVLAGEQNLIDLAATVAEAALVICGDTGVAHLATAFGTRTVLLFGPTPPRWAGPPAHLLGRHAVLWSGQIGDPHADTPDPGLLQIGVTEVINAVDKQLSTRNWPRTNTDRRKPAYRRVG from the coding sequence GTGGCGGTTCTGCTCGTGTTGCAGGCGCGTGGGCTCGGTGATCTACTCACCGCGGTCCCGGCTCTACGTGCACTGCGCCGGGCCAAACCCCACGATCGCATCGTCCTGGCGGCACCGCAGCGGCTCAAGCCCATCGTCGACTTGATCGCCTCGGTCGACGCACTGGTGCCGACCGCCGATCCGAGCAGTCTCCGCTGGGACGCGCCCCCACCCGAATTGGCGGTCAACCTGCACGGCGCCAGCGCGGAAAGCATCGTCATGCTGGCCAAGACCGACCCCGGACGCATCCTCTCCTTTCGCAACGCCGCGTTTCCCGAGCTACCCGGCCCCGAGTGGGAAACCGACATGCACGTTGTGGACCGCTGGTGTCACCTGCTCGAGTACGACGGCATCGGAGCCGATCGACGCAACCTCGGACTGGTACCGCCGGTGTCGACGACCAGCCGCCGCGACTGCGTGGTCGTGCACGTCGGCGCAGGCGCGCCGGCCCGCCGCTGGCCCCCGGACCGTTTCGCCGCGGTGGTGCGGCACTTGCTGGTCCTCGGGCGCGAAGTGGTCCTGACCGGCGACGAGAACGAACGCCAACTCGCACTGGGCATCGCCGCGCGGGCCGGGCTGCCGGCCGGCCGGGTGCTCGCCGGGGAACAGAACCTCATCGATCTGGCCGCCACGGTCGCCGAGGCGGCGCTGGTGATCTGCGGGGACACCGGCGTCGCCCATCTGGCCACGGCGTTCGGCACCCGCACCGTCCTGCTGTTCGGCCCCACGCCCCCGCGGTGGGCGGGCCCGCCCGCGCACCTGCTGGGCAGGCACGCGGTGTTGTGGAGCGGCCAGATCGGCGACCCGCACGCCGACACCCCCGATCCCGGGCTGTTGCAGATCGGGGTCACCGAGGTGATCAATGCGGTCGACAAACAGTTGAGCACGCGCAACTGGCCCCGCACGAACACCGACCGCCGCAAACCTGCGTATCGGCGCGTCGGATGA
- a CDS encoding Hsp20/alpha crystallin family protein: MLMRTDPFRDLDRLTQQVFGTKAHPAVMPMDAWRAGEEFVVEFDLPGIDPESLDLDIERNVVTVRARRPELDSGREMIAAERPRGVFSRQLFLGENLDTDNIRADYTDGVLRLTVPVAEKAKPRKIEIGRGNGHKAIDA, translated from the coding sequence ATGCTGATGCGCACCGATCCGTTCCGCGATCTGGACCGTCTGACGCAGCAGGTGTTCGGCACGAAGGCACATCCCGCGGTGATGCCGATGGATGCCTGGCGCGCGGGCGAGGAGTTCGTCGTCGAATTCGACCTGCCCGGTATCGACCCCGAGTCCTTGGACCTGGACATCGAGCGCAACGTGGTGACGGTGCGCGCGCGTCGTCCCGAACTCGACTCGGGCCGCGAGATGATCGCCGCGGAACGCCCCCGCGGCGTGTTCAGCCGTCAACTGTTCCTGGGCGAGAATCTGGACACCGACAATATTCGCGCCGACTACACCGACGGCGTCCTCCGCCTGACGGTTCCGGTCGCGGAGAAGGCCAAGCCGCGCAAGATCGAGATCGGTCGCGGCAACGGCCACAAGGCGATCGACGCCTGA
- a CDS encoding MaoC family dehydratase, with the protein MTDFPDFDALRAAVGTEFGPGEWLEIDQRRIDLFAEATGDHQWIHIDPDRAANGPYGATIAHGFLTLALLAPISQQLMTVRSARMAINYGLNKARFVSPVRVGSRVRGTVTLTAVTDVPGGVQAERTVTITAEGADKPACVAEHLVRYLD; encoded by the coding sequence ATGACCGACTTCCCCGATTTCGACGCCCTGCGCGCCGCGGTGGGCACCGAGTTCGGCCCGGGCGAGTGGCTCGAGATCGACCAGCGGCGCATCGACCTATTCGCCGAGGCGACCGGCGACCACCAGTGGATCCACATCGATCCGGACCGCGCCGCGAATGGCCCGTACGGGGCCACCATCGCCCACGGGTTCCTCACCCTCGCGTTGCTCGCCCCGATCAGCCAGCAGCTGATGACGGTGCGGTCGGCCCGGATGGCGATCAACTACGGGCTGAACAAAGCGCGCTTCGTCAGCCCGGTGCGCGTCGGCAGCCGGGTGCGCGGCACCGTCACGCTCACCGCCGTCACCGACGTGCCCGGCGGCGTGCAGGCCGAACGGACCGTGACCATTACCGCCGAGGGTGCGGACAAGCCGGCCTGCGTCGCCGAACACCTGGTCCGTTACCTGGACTGA
- a CDS encoding ArsR/SmtB family transcription factor, whose translation MATNGVRALTALADPTRRAIFEALPQNPRSVGDIAHDLGVTSSAVSQHLRVLREARLVMMRPEGNRRLYSLDPRGLADARDYLEQFWPSAIAAYSAAIATANA comes from the coding sequence GTGGCGACTAATGGAGTTCGTGCCCTGACGGCGCTGGCGGACCCGACCCGGCGCGCTATCTTCGAGGCTTTGCCGCAGAACCCGCGCTCGGTCGGCGACATCGCGCACGACCTGGGCGTCACCAGCTCGGCGGTCTCCCAGCATTTGCGCGTGCTGCGCGAGGCACGGTTGGTCATGATGCGGCCGGAAGGCAACCGGAGGCTGTACTCCTTGGATCCGCGTGGCCTGGCCGACGCCCGTGACTATCTCGAGCAGTTCTGGCCGAGTGCCATCGCCGCGTACTCCGCGGCGATCGCGACCGCGAACGCCTGA
- a CDS encoding sensor histidine kinase: protein MTTKTGRPPVSARLTAQAWFQLVLAAMVLVVIIGTVAGAQVIAQTNRVTDRLLDKTLPAAAEAYRLQNALVDQETGLRGYGITGDRQFLQPYQDGARDEAQSVARLRELLADRPSLLHELDAIESSARRWRTEYAEPLVAALASGSTSGTEPTSPARGKPLFDELRARFDVQNTSLAAAIADDEDELAHTRAVRDAVLAGMVIAFLLTGVLLTVLIRRLIARPLGSLTDASLRVASGEFDHHIDAHGPADLVTVANAVESMRRRIVAELASSRAKEAVLAEQKTDLDLQAVELRRSNAELEQFAYVASHDLQEPLRKVASFCQLLEKRYGDKLDERGKQYIDFAVDGAKRMQGLINDLLTFSRVGRITDRTESIGLGQTLDKAMTNLSTAIDDTTTRIRRPEELPEIVGDPTLLTMLWQNLIGNAIKFHAPDRAPEIEITCEPAEEDDAWLLSVSDNGIGIAPEFAEKVFVIFQRLHNREEYSGTGIGLAVCKKIVEYHGGRIWIDTDYTAGTRFCFTLRAAGADGTARTADVPVQEGAPA, encoded by the coding sequence ATGACGACGAAGACCGGTCGGCCGCCGGTGAGCGCGCGGCTGACCGCCCAGGCTTGGTTTCAGCTGGTGCTGGCCGCGATGGTGCTGGTAGTGATCATCGGCACCGTGGCGGGCGCGCAGGTGATCGCGCAGACCAACCGGGTGACCGACCGGCTGCTGGACAAAACGTTGCCCGCGGCAGCCGAGGCCTACCGGTTGCAGAATGCCTTGGTGGACCAGGAGACGGGGCTGCGCGGCTACGGCATCACCGGCGACCGGCAGTTCCTGCAGCCCTACCAGGACGGCGCCCGGGACGAGGCGCAGTCGGTCGCCAGGCTGCGCGAGCTGCTGGCCGACCGGCCGTCGCTGCTGCACGAACTCGACGCCATCGAGAGTTCCGCGCGGCGGTGGCGCACCGAGTACGCCGAGCCGCTGGTAGCGGCGTTGGCCTCCGGGTCGACCAGCGGCACCGAGCCCACCTCCCCCGCGCGCGGCAAACCACTGTTCGATGAACTCCGCGCGCGCTTCGATGTACAGAACACCAGTCTCGCGGCGGCCATCGCGGACGACGAGGACGAACTCGCGCACACTCGCGCGGTCCGGGACGCGGTGCTGGCCGGGATGGTCATCGCGTTCCTGCTGACCGGCGTGCTGCTGACCGTGTTGATCCGGCGCCTGATCGCCCGTCCCCTCGGCTCCTTGACCGACGCGTCGCTGCGGGTGGCCAGCGGCGAGTTCGATCACCACATCGACGCGCACGGTCCGGCCGACCTGGTGACCGTCGCGAACGCGGTGGAGAGCATGCGCAGGCGCATCGTCGCCGAGCTGGCTTCCTCGCGCGCCAAGGAAGCCGTCCTCGCCGAGCAGAAAACCGATCTCGACCTGCAGGCCGTGGAACTGCGCCGGTCCAACGCGGAGCTGGAGCAGTTCGCCTACGTCGCCTCGCATGATCTGCAGGAGCCGTTGCGGAAGGTGGCGTCGTTCTGCCAGCTGTTGGAGAAACGCTACGGCGACAAACTCGACGAGCGCGGCAAGCAGTACATCGACTTCGCCGTCGACGGAGCCAAGCGGATGCAGGGGCTCATCAACGATCTGCTCACCTTCTCCCGCGTGGGCCGGATCACCGATCGCACCGAATCCATCGGCCTCGGTCAAACCCTGGACAAGGCCATGACCAACCTCTCCACGGCCATCGACGACACCACCACGCGCATCCGGCGCCCGGAGGAGTTGCCCGAGATCGTCGGCGATCCGACGCTGCTGACGATGTTGTGGCAGAACCTGATCGGTAACGCCATCAAGTTCCACGCACCCGACCGCGCACCGGAGATCGAGATCACCTGCGAACCGGCCGAGGAGGACGACGCCTGGTTGTTGTCGGTCTCCGACAACGGCATCGGGATCGCGCCCGAATTCGCCGAGAAGGTGTTCGTCATCTTCCAGCGGCTGCACAATCGTGAGGAGTACAGCGGAACAGGCATCGGGCTGGCCGTCTGCAAGAAGATCGTGGAGTATCACGGCGGCCGGATCTGGATCGACACCGATTACACCGCGGGCACCCGCTTCTGCTTCACCCTGCGCGCCGCCGGAGCCGACGGCACCGCCCGCACCGCCGACGTCCCCGTTCAAGAAGGAGCCCCCGCATGA
- a CDS encoding HdeD family acid-resistance protein gives MTTNSVVEGPLQSLARRAWQTVLLTGVLAVILGILILVWPDITLQAAGIVFGIYLVVTGFLQLIAAFGAPASAGLRVLSFIIGVLSIVVGVFCFRDELASILLLGLWIGIGWLFRGIALLAAAISEPAMPGRWWQVFFGVVTAAAGVVLIVWPVRSVATLAVLAGVWLIILGIMEIVVAFGVRRDVRTVGAAHAAA, from the coding sequence ATGACGACAAACAGCGTGGTAGAGGGTCCCTTGCAGTCTCTTGCCCGCCGTGCGTGGCAAACCGTTCTGCTCACCGGCGTTCTGGCGGTGATCCTCGGCATCTTGATCCTGGTCTGGCCGGACATCACCCTGCAGGCGGCGGGCATCGTCTTCGGCATCTATCTGGTGGTCACCGGCTTCCTGCAGTTGATCGCGGCCTTCGGCGCGCCGGCCAGTGCCGGGCTGCGGGTGCTGTCGTTCATCATCGGCGTGCTGTCCATCGTGGTCGGCGTGTTCTGCTTCCGCGACGAACTGGCCTCGATCCTGCTGTTGGGACTGTGGATCGGCATCGGCTGGCTCTTCCGCGGGATCGCGCTGCTGGCGGCGGCGATCTCGGAACCCGCGATGCCCGGGCGCTGGTGGCAGGTGTTCTTCGGCGTGGTGACCGCGGCCGCGGGTGTCGTCCTGATCGTCTGGCCGGTTCGGTCGGTGGCTACGCTGGCCGTCTTGGCGGGGGTGTGGCTGATCATCCTCGGCATCATGGAGATCGTCGTGGCGTTCGGGGTCCGCAGGGACGTGCGGACGGTGGGCGCCGCGCACGCCGCCGCCTGA